Proteins encoded within one genomic window of Bacillus thuringiensis:
- a CDS encoding SH3 domain-containing protein, producing MKKYLAGLAAVSVAGGAAPTLDSVQAAPEQNTQKAATTVQASASNSSSYTVNASVLHVRAGSSTSHDIISRVYNGQSLNVIGEENGWFKININGQTGFVSGEFVSKNGANNSNVSTTGGNNKVTADVLRVRTAPNTSSSVSGRVYAGQTLNVIGQENGWVKINHNGQVGYVSGEFVSGVSSNAGSSNNNTNNNNQESVKPASGNYTVNVSSLRVRTGPSTSHTTVGSVTKGQVVQVVGEVQDWFKINYAGQTAYVSKDYVTKGGSNDNVAQGNNQDNKQEQNNNVTVQTGGTYVVNATSLRVRTGPATYHSVIGGVLNGTTLNVIGSEGSWFKVNYQGKTGYVSSEFMKFVKGGTTTPEQPKQPEQPNQGAIGDYYINASALNVRSGEGTNYRIIGALPQGQKVQVISENSGWSKINYNGQTGYIGTRYLSKTPVGGAVDNKPNNNQNNNQNNNNNNTGNNSGNSSSILAYAKGMQGVPYVWGGTSANGVDCSGYIYHVFKKFGHNISRQSVAGYWGSLPQTSNPQPGDLIYFKDTYKSGPSHMGIYLGGGSFIQAGDKGVAIASLSNSYWSKHFLGYTKAP from the coding sequence ATGAAAAAATACCTTGCCGGTCTTGCGGCAGTGTCTGTAGCAGGAGGAGCAGCACCTACACTTGATAGTGTTCAAGCTGCCCCAGAACAAAATACACAAAAAGCTGCTACAACTGTCCAAGCTTCTGCATCAAACAGCTCATCTTATACGGTCAACGCTAGCGTATTACATGTTCGTGCAGGATCAAGTACTTCTCACGACATCATCTCACGCGTTTATAACGGTCAATCCTTAAACGTGATTGGCGAAGAAAATGGTTGGTTCAAAATTAACATTAATGGACAAACCGGTTTTGTTAGTGGCGAATTTGTATCAAAAAATGGAGCAAACAATTCTAATGTAAGTACAACAGGTGGAAACAATAAAGTTACTGCCGATGTATTACGTGTACGTACCGCTCCTAACACTTCTAGTTCTGTTTCTGGACGTGTATATGCAGGTCAAACATTAAACGTAATTGGCCAAGAAAATGGTTGGGTGAAAATCAACCATAATGGACAAGTTGGCTACGTAAGTGGCGAATTCGTATCTGGCGTTTCTTCTAATGCAGGTTCTTCAAACAACAATACGAATAATAACAACCAAGAATCTGTAAAACCAGCAAGCGGAAACTATACAGTAAATGTATCTTCCCTTCGTGTTCGTACAGGTCCTAGTACTTCTCATACAACTGTAGGTTCTGTTACAAAAGGACAAGTAGTTCAAGTTGTTGGCGAAGTGCAAGATTGGTTCAAAATCAACTATGCGGGACAAACTGCTTACGTAAGCAAAGACTACGTAACAAAAGGCGGTTCTAACGACAACGTTGCACAAGGAAACAACCAAGATAACAAACAAGAACAAAACAATAATGTAACTGTTCAAACTGGCGGCACTTACGTTGTTAACGCAACATCTCTACGCGTTCGTACAGGCCCTGCTACTTACCATAGCGTAATTGGTGGCGTATTGAATGGTACGACATTAAACGTAATTGGATCTGAAGGTAGCTGGTTTAAAGTTAACTATCAAGGAAAAACAGGCTACGTTAGTAGCGAATTCATGAAATTCGTTAAAGGTGGCACTACTACTCCTGAGCAACCAAAGCAACCTGAACAACCTAATCAAGGTGCAATTGGTGACTACTACATTAATGCTTCTGCTTTAAATGTACGTAGTGGTGAAGGTACAAATTATAGAATCATAGGCGCACTTCCACAAGGACAGAAAGTTCAAGTAATCTCTGAAAACTCTGGATGGAGCAAAATTAACTACAACGGTCAAACTGGTTATATTGGAACACGTTACCTGTCTAAAACACCAGTTGGGGGCGCAGTAGATAATAAGCCTAACAACAACCAAAATAACAACCAAAACAATAACAACAATAATACAGGCAATAATAGCGGTAACAGTTCTTCCATACTTGCATATGCAAAAGGAATGCAAGGTGTACCGTACGTTTGGGGCGGTACTTCTGCTAACGGTGTTGACTGTAGTGGTTACATTTACCACGTATTTAAGAAATTTGGTCATAACATTAGCCGTCAAAGTGTTGCGGGATATTGGGGTAGCCTACCACAAACTTCAAATCCACAACCAGGCGACTTAATTTATTTCAAAGACACTTATAAATCAGGTCCTTCTCATATGGGTATTTACCTTGGGGGCGGATCATTTATCCAAGCTGGAGATAAAGGTGTAGCAATCGCTTCATTAAGTAACTCTTATTGGAGCAAGCACTTCTTAGGTTATACGAAAGCACCTTAA
- a CDS encoding NupC/NupG family nucleoside CNT transporter → MNLLWGIGGVIGVLAIAFLLSSNRKAINWRTILIALALQMSFSFIVLRWDAGKAGLKHAADGVQGLINFSYEGIKFVAGDLVNAKGPWGFVFFIQALLPIVFISSLVAILYHFGIMQRFVSVVGGALSKLLGTSKAESLNSVTTVFLGQTEAPILIKPYLARLTNSEFFTIMVSGMTAVAGSVLVGYAAMGIPLEHLLAAAIMAAPSSLLIAKLIMPETEKVDNNVELSTEREDANVIDAAARGASEGMQLVINVAAMLMAFIALIALLNGLLGWVGSWFDIKLSLDLIFGYLLSPFAILIGVSPGEAVQAASFIGQKLAINEFVAYANLGPHMAEFSDKTNLILTFAICGFANFSSIAIQLGVTGTLAPTRRKQIAQLGIKAVIAGTLANFLNAAVAGMMFL, encoded by the coding sequence ATGAATCTTTTATGGGGAATTGGCGGCGTGATTGGAGTATTAGCAATTGCTTTCTTACTATCTTCCAACCGCAAAGCTATTAATTGGCGCACGATTTTAATCGCGCTAGCATTACAAATGTCATTTTCATTTATCGTATTACGATGGGATGCCGGAAAAGCAGGTTTAAAACACGCTGCAGATGGCGTTCAAGGATTAATTAATTTTTCTTACGAGGGAATTAAGTTCGTTGCTGGGGATTTAGTCAACGCAAAAGGCCCTTGGGGATTTGTATTCTTTATTCAAGCACTACTTCCAATTGTATTTATTAGTTCATTAGTAGCAATCTTATATCATTTCGGTATTATGCAAAGATTTGTTAGTGTCGTTGGTGGCGCATTAAGCAAACTTCTTGGAACTTCTAAAGCAGAAAGTTTAAACTCAGTAACAACTGTATTTTTAGGACAAACTGAAGCTCCAATCTTAATCAAACCTTACTTAGCACGTTTAACAAATAGTGAATTCTTCACTATTATGGTAAGCGGTATGACAGCTGTTGCCGGATCAGTTCTTGTCGGCTATGCAGCAATGGGCATTCCGTTAGAACACTTATTAGCAGCAGCAATTATGGCAGCTCCATCAAGTTTATTAATTGCGAAACTAATTATGCCAGAAACAGAAAAAGTAGATAATAACGTTGAGCTTTCTACAGAACGTGAAGATGCAAACGTTATTGATGCAGCGGCACGTGGTGCATCTGAAGGTATGCAACTTGTTATTAACGTAGCAGCAATGTTAATGGCTTTCATCGCATTAATCGCTTTATTAAACGGTTTATTAGGATGGGTTGGTTCTTGGTTCGATATTAAACTTAGCCTTGATTTAATCTTCGGTTACTTACTATCACCATTTGCAATCTTAATCGGGGTTTCTCCTGGTGAAGCTGTACAAGCAGCAAGCTTTATCGGTCAAAAACTTGCAATCAACGAGTTCGTTGCATACGCAAACTTAGGACCACACATGGCAGAGTTCTCTGACAAAACAAATCTAATTTTAACATTCGCAATCTGTGGATTCGCAAACTTCTCTTCTATCGCAATTCAGTTAGGTGTGACTGGAACACTAGCTCCTACTCGCCGTAAACAAATTGCACAATTAGGGATTAAAGCAGTTATCGCTGGTACACTAGCGAACTTCTTAAATGCAGCAGTTGCAGGTATGATGTTCCTATAA
- a CDS encoding diguanylate cyclase domain-containing protein: MKDNFYKVLSMWILQILFYFTTVHVTQYEHALIFTIIYVIVNVLFLFLADKTAFVFFILGTIISVFYLFYQAWLYLWSTSEQWEYIITHFLMAANFFIVYISTHLLKKVIHENKELTERVRTLEQYIGESKLLTRQEFERRQALLINAMNRRNETGVMIYFDFTSFSKYTKESVMDRVASLLVETVRADFDLVAEYDNNTLIILLQNTNEAGADIVMNRLQPKMEKWLAAEAIQDIKIKREQIATKGPTVL, from the coding sequence GTGAAAGATAACTTCTATAAAGTCCTCTCTATGTGGATTTTACAAATTTTATTTTATTTTACAACTGTACATGTAACGCAATATGAGCATGCTCTCATTTTTACAATTATCTATGTAATTGTTAATGTACTATTTCTATTTTTAGCTGATAAAACTGCATTTGTTTTCTTCATATTAGGAACCATTATTTCGGTGTTCTACCTATTCTACCAAGCATGGCTTTACTTATGGAGTACATCAGAACAATGGGAATACATTATTACTCACTTCCTAATGGCAGCGAACTTCTTCATCGTATATATCTCCACTCATTTATTAAAGAAGGTTATTCATGAAAATAAAGAATTAACCGAACGTGTGAGAACGTTAGAACAATACATTGGAGAATCAAAATTATTAACAAGACAAGAATTCGAAAGACGACAAGCATTATTAATAAATGCAATGAATCGTCGTAATGAAACAGGCGTTATGATTTACTTTGACTTCACTTCCTTTAGTAAATATACGAAGGAAAGTGTTATGGACCGTGTAGCTTCATTATTAGTTGAAACGGTAAGAGCTGACTTTGACCTTGTTGCTGAGTATGATAACAACACATTAATCATTTTATTACAAAATACAAATGAAGCTGGTGCCGATATTGTAATGAACCGTCTACAGCCTAAAATGGAAAAATGGCTTGCAGCTGAGGCAATTCAGGACATTAAGATTAAACGAGAACAAATAGCTACAAAAGGACCGACAGTATTATGA
- a CDS encoding glycosyltransferase family 2 protein, which produces MMTLVILLLFLLFCVLVFWISITFSIKYVLIFTAFLFSGLLVYYSFLTLAGLVHRNRKRKDRTLEHYPSVDILIPAHNEGVVIKDTLEAMAKIEYPGKLTVYLLNDNSQDETPEIGDDFDKAYAHIRHIRVPAGEPKGKSRVLNYGLSISDGEYFCVYDADNQPEPHALRMLVEHAETTEDAVGAVGHVRTVNEKRNWLTRMISLEFQIFQLLMQSGRWLLFQTGSLTGTNMLLRRSALEELGGYDPYAIAEDAELTLRITQKGYLLPIVPESVTWEQEPEHLKILIKQRTRWLQGNLYILEKMFSSLSFFKGKLLVHSLQQVLVYVVFWLFLIISNVWFVIGLLGIFQIQYSIPLLFMWYVAYITYVSQLFSAQSVERTFTPTNIFISVIMYFTYAQLFTYLFIRSLILYLRAKSKKQVIGWDKTVRFKKDK; this is translated from the coding sequence ATGATGACACTCGTTATACTCCTTTTATTCCTCCTGTTTTGCGTACTTGTTTTTTGGATCAGCATCACATTTTCAATTAAATATGTACTTATTTTTACAGCCTTTCTGTTCTCTGGCTTACTCGTTTACTATTCTTTCTTAACACTTGCAGGCTTAGTTCACCGAAATAGGAAACGAAAAGATCGTACGTTAGAACATTATCCAAGTGTCGATATTTTAATACCTGCCCACAATGAAGGCGTAGTTATTAAAGATACTTTAGAGGCGATGGCGAAGATTGAATATCCAGGCAAACTAACGGTTTATTTACTAAACGATAACTCTCAAGATGAAACACCTGAAATCGGTGACGATTTTGACAAAGCTTATGCTCATATTCGTCACATTCGTGTTCCGGCGGGTGAACCAAAAGGGAAATCACGTGTATTAAACTATGGTCTTAGTATTTCAGATGGTGAATACTTCTGTGTTTATGATGCAGATAACCAGCCTGAACCACATGCTCTGCGAATGCTTGTGGAACACGCTGAAACAACCGAGGATGCTGTTGGAGCAGTTGGACACGTTCGTACTGTAAATGAAAAAAGAAACTGGTTAACACGAATGATTTCGTTAGAATTTCAAATCTTCCAGCTCCTTATGCAATCCGGACGCTGGTTACTATTCCAAACAGGTTCACTAACAGGAACAAACATGCTTCTTCGTCGCTCTGCATTAGAAGAGCTTGGCGGCTATGATCCCTATGCAATTGCAGAAGATGCTGAATTAACATTACGAATTACACAAAAGGGCTATCTCTTACCAATCGTTCCAGAATCGGTTACATGGGAACAAGAACCTGAGCACTTAAAAATCCTTATTAAGCAACGTACACGTTGGCTCCAAGGGAACTTGTACATTTTAGAAAAAATGTTTTCTTCATTGAGTTTCTTTAAAGGAAAACTTCTCGTCCATTCCTTACAACAAGTTTTAGTGTATGTTGTATTTTGGCTATTCTTAATCATTTCGAACGTTTGGTTTGTAATTGGATTACTCGGGATATTCCAAATTCAATATAGCATACCACTACTATTTATGTGGTATGTCGCATATATTACATATGTTTCTCAATTATTTAGTGCTCAGAGTGTGGAACGAACCTTTACACCAACTAATATTTTCATTAGTGTTATCATGTACTTTACGTACGCACAGCTCTTTACGTACTTATTCATTCGTAGCTTAATTTTATACTTACGTGCAAAGAGCAAGAAACAAGTCATTGGCTGGGATAAAACAG